The Lacipirellulaceae bacterium nucleotide sequence GAACATCATTCCACGTTACAAATGGACTCGCAACAATCCCGCACTTGTGGACTCGACCACCAGGCTCTCGCCCTATATGCACTTTGGCGTCCTCGGCTCCAGGGAGGTCGCTCGGGCAGTCCAGCGGGCTGAATTGCACTCGGCGGCACGCTGGAAATTCCTTGACGAGCTTCTCACTTGGCGAGAGTATCACTACCACCTTTGTCGCCACAGCAAAGCCCCTGCGAGCTACGATCGCATTCCCAACTGGGCCCGCGAATCACTTGAAATACATGCAGACGATCCTCGAGAAAAACTGTACTCAATCGCGGAACTTCTTCACGGTCATACTGACGACGAGGTTTGGAATGTTGCACAGCGACAATTTCTTCTCGACGGCTGGATGCATAACAACCTCCGAATGTATTGGGTGAAGCAACTGATCAAATGGCTTCCGACTCCTCAGGAAGCTTGGCAGGTGGCCTGCTACTTTAATGATCGCCTAAGTCTGGACGGACGTGATCCGGCCACCTACGGAGGAATTCTCTGGGGTTTTGGCCTCAGTCGACGCGGCTACCGCGAGGTACCAATCTACGGCTGGGTGCCCACAAAATCGGATCGTGCAATGAAGAAACGCGCAGGCGTCGAGCAATGGCTTGAGAAACAACTTGCAAGAGAAATCTTCGAAATAGATTCAGGAGGATTTTCTAAAGAATCTCGTTTATACCGATTTACTAAAGGGGGCTAGAGTGATTGAGAAATGGATTAATGCGTCGCCTATTGAACTTTTGATGGTCGCACTTAGTACGGTAGTTGCCTACGCGGTGATTATCTTGCTCACACGCATATTTGGGCTCCGCAGCTTCGCCAAAATGTCAGCCACTGACTTTGCAACGACTGTGGCCATCGGCTCTCTTCTGGGAGCGACTATCTCCAGCCCACAGCCTTCGCTTGTGACGGGGCTTTGTTCCTTAGCTTGTGTCTATCTCGTGCATGGGGCACTTTCTTACTTGCGTCAAGCAACTAATTGGTGCGCCAAAGCAACCGATAACGAGCCCCTGCTATTGATGAGAGGCAGCGAAATTATTGAACAGAATTTACGTGTTGCCAATGTGACTCGCGAAGATTTATTCGCCAAGCTGAGAGAAGCAAACGCCTGCAACTACGAGCAGATTCGAGCTGTAGTTCTAGAAACAACGGGCGATGTTTCTGTCTTGCACGCAACTGACGAGTCAGTTGAATTGCACGAAGACTTCTTGCGGGGTGTTCGCTCAAGTGTCTAAGCTGAGGAATCGAATCGTGTTGCAGAGACATTCATGCGTCGAGAGACGATAGCTCAGCGGGGTAAGTCGATCGGGTCGATTAAGTAATTACTACCCTCGTCGCATACGACATTCTTCGCCAGTTGAAACTGATGCGACCGGCTTTCGCGAAAATGCATGAAATACCCTGCTGTATTTGGCCAAACGATTGTGTCCCCGACATCGACACCTAGTGGAAACTCAAGACGTCGGAGCGTCAGTAGTTCACTTTCCGTGCAATAGGCACCTGTGAGAAACCCGGAGCAAGGTTCGCTATTCTTCGACTTCGTGTTTCTCACCAATAGTGGATCAACAAGAAAATCATCACTGCCGGTTCGACACTGAGTGCTGTTCATTTCCAGCCCTATCAGATGGTGGCCTTGCGGATGTTGCTTCACATAACAAACACGCGCCGCTGTCATCCCGCCGCCATCCAACAAGCTCCGTCCCGGCTCGCATCGTAACTGTAACTGACGATGCGAAATCGCTTCCGCCATGTTTCTTGCCTCAAGCACATCTGCAGGAGCATCCAGCAATTCGGCAAACCATTGCTCAGCGGTGGGTCTTTGATAGTAGGGGTAAACATTCGCTTCGCCTCGGATGCTGTCCGCCTCAACTCGTAAACCTAAAGCATGGTTTCTATACGTGACAGGGTCACTTAATCCAAGGAGCGCCTGGTTGTGTGCATCCCAAAACCGTGTCCACTGCGATTCAATGTCCAAATAGGACATCGGGAATCCACCACCGATATCGATGAACTGGATAGCAAATCCCTCCTCACGCAACAGATCGCAGATTTGAAGTGACTGAAGAAGTGCAGCAACACGGTGATCTCTCTCGTACCCATCGAGATGAAAATGCAATCCTTCGAGGTGTAATTTGCCAGAAGCACTACCACCTTGAAAGTGCCGCAAAGCGAATGGCAACGCGTCGCTCACATCAACGCCGAATCTTGAAATAAGCGGCTGGCCTCTAAACTCGAATCCGCTTAGCCGCATCGCAACTCGTGCTTCCCTCTGTAGTAGTTGGCACACATCTTGAATGAGCTCCACTTCACTTGAGTTGTCGACGGCTATGCACACGCCGTGACTAATAGCCTCTTCAACCAGTCGACGATTCTTAATTGCAGCAGTCAGAATGAGTTGATCAGCAGCAACGCCGCGTGCTAGACATTGCTGCAACTCGGCAAGGCTAGCAACATCGATACCGCTGCCCACGTCATTTGCAGCATCAACAAAAGCTAAGCACTTATTTGCCTTCCTTGCGAAATAGACCCGAAAGTCGAGGTGACGACTTCCAGCGATAGCTTCGAGACGCTGAATGTTTCGTTTGAGGAGCTCAGGGTGGATCAAGTTTAAGGGAGATCCCAATTCTTCGATCGCATGTGTTAAGAGATCAGGTTCGTTCAGCACTCGAAGCATCCACTGCTCGAGCCTGGCAGTCAGCGGTTGCTGTCCATGGCACAAACTTTGTAGAGTTGAATCTCTGTTAGGTTTAGTCATATCGGTGTTCTAGGCGATGCTAGTTTTCTATGCAGCACTAAGTTAGAAAGCTTAGGCCGCGGGATCGCCTTTTTGTCGATTGCTTTCGTTATAGAAACTTAGAATGATCGAGGACGTAGTCGTATGCAGAACGATCGATAGAACAATAGTAGTGAGAACGATTTCGCTCAGTCTCTGACTCAACTCGTCCGACTGCATCTTCCCGATCGCATAGCTGAGATAATAGAGCGATCCGACTCCACGAAGGCCAAAGAAAGCAACTAACGACTTTTGAAACCAAGTCGCATCACTTTTTGCTAGAGCAACAGTTACTGCGAGAGGTCGGACGACCACAAATAGCAGCAAAGCAATCCACCAATCGCTGGGTAACGACCAAGCTGATGCAAGAAGCACTCCGGTGAGCACTACCATGGCGGCTTCGAGAATGCGTTCAAACTGTCCGTTAATTGAAGCAACATCTCGCAGTGTTTCTTCAGGGTGATCGTCTGAATCATCTTCCCTCGCATAGTGACGAAGAGCGACTCCAGCAGCGAAGACTGATAAAAAACCGTACGAGCCGATAGCCATCGCGCAGCCGTAGCTCACTCCGATGAGTCCTAGAGTCAAAAGCTCTTCGCACGTTGCGGGCCGCTCTGATTTACGTTTTACGTAGACGGCTAGTCGGCTTACGCCATACCCGGCTATCCAGCCCGTCAAAGTTCCAGCAATGGTTGCATAGAGTAAGTCAACCGCAAGCCACTTCCACGCTAATGCTCCAAGATCATGGACTCCTAGCAGACCCAGGCCTAGCATGATAAACGGAAATGCCGCTCCATCATTCAATCCGGCCTCTCCGGTAAGGGAATAACGCAGTCGGTCAGTGTCCTCATTGCTATTGACTTGGACTTCCCCTGCTAAAACAGGGTCTGTAGGGGCTAGAACGGCCCCGAGAAGTATAGCAGCACCTATAGGTAATCCCATGCCGTAGTAGCCAGCAATTGCAATTCCAACAATCGTAACCACCATGCCTGCAGTAGCGAGCGGAACAGCGGTTGCGCGAAAGAGTTGACCTAGTGGAGGAAGCTTCAGACCTGACGTGAGAAGACAGACTAAGACGGCTATCTCAGCAAGTACTTCGACGAGTTTCGAATCTTCCAAGAAATCAAGCTCGATGAGTTTCAGGCCCCACGGGCCAATCCCGATACCGATCGCCAAATAACAGAGAGGCATTGAGATCGGTAAAGACTTGATCGGGCCGTAGGCCAGAGCCGCGAGCAGGAACGACGCGCCTACGACCAACGACCAAGTTACTGTAGGAGAAAGAGCTAATTCCATTGAATTCGCATCGAAAGTGGTGAACGCTTTGGACTATCCTACTCTACCTGAGCTTATCTCGCACAGTTGTAGGTTTTTGTTTCAAACCACTCATTTGGGTGGGATGTCACCCAAATTGACACCTCCACTAGTATGGTACCGGTAAGATAAAGAGAAATTACTGGGCAATGAACAGAATGGACTTTCACGATGAAACAGAAACGACATACGACTGATCAGATCATTTCGAAGCCCCGTCCGGCTGATGTAGAACTCGGCAAGAGAATAAGGTATCCGAGCTCTGTATGCTGCTGGAGATCACTGAGCAGACTTACTATCGATGGCGACAGAAGTATGGCGCAATGGCTCCTGAGATTGCGAAAGAACTTAGGGCCTAGCAGGAATATAATGCTCGGCTGAAGAAGACGGTAGCTGATCAGGCCCTCGACATTGAGATCGCAAAGGAAGCTGCCAAGGGAAACTGGTAAGCCTCATGCGGCGGAGGCGTGCGGTCGACCAGGCCCGTCGATGATCGTGAGGGCGGCAGTGATCGTGGGAAATTGCGAAGCGAGGTTGATCGTGCCGCTCAGGGCTGAGTCAAAGCCGATAAACCGCAGCCGTAGAATCGCAAACACTTTACCGCGAAGAGTACACCGCCCATAGAAAGCCTGCCGCTCTCCCAAGCAGGCTTGGGCTATCTTACCTGCCAGCGTGGCAAGCCACGACCATTTGGGGGAAAGTGTGCCGCTTCGCACCGAGATAGCCTATGGAGAAGGCAATTTCCTTGCAGGCCGGAATGTACAAGACGGGACGTGCTCGCCGATGCTCGCCCCACCTCGGCCACTTAGGAAAGTCGCTAATCCGCGGCGGTTGGACCAACCGTTGGCTCGAACGCTTCACTCAAAATGAAGGCGGTGAAAACGACCTCAGCATCTTTGATTGAAGC carries:
- a CDS encoding Y4yA family PLP-dependent enzyme, translating into MLRVLNEPDLLTHAIEELGSPLNLIHPELLKRNIQRLEAIAGSRHLDFRVYFARKANKCLAFVDAANDVGSGIDVASLAELQQCLARGVAADQLILTAAIKNRRLVEEAISHGVCIAVDNSSEVELIQDVCQLLQREARVAMRLSGFEFRGQPLISRFGVDVSDALPFALRHFQGGSASGKLHLEGLHFHLDGYERDHRVAALLQSLQICDLLREEGFAIQFIDIGGGFPMSYLDIESQWTRFWDAHNQALLGLSDPVTYRNHALGLRVEADSIRGEANVYPYYQRPTAEQWFAELLDAPADVLEARNMAEAISHRQLQLRCEPGRSLLDGGGMTAARVCYVKQHPQGHHLIGLEMNSTQCRTGSDDFLVDPLLVRNTKSKNSEPCSGFLTGAYCTESELLTLRRLEFPLGVDVGDTIVWPNTAGYFMHFRESRSHQFQLAKNVVCDEGSNYLIDPIDLPR
- a CDS encoding DUF421 domain-containing protein, with the protein product MVALSTVVAYAVIILLTRIFGLRSFAKMSATDFATTVAIGSLLGATISSPQPSLVTGLCSLACVYLVHGALSYLRQATNWCAKATDNEPLLLMRGSEIIEQNLRVANVTREDLFAKLREANACNYEQIRAVVLETTGDVSVLHATDESVELHEDFLRGVRSSV
- a CDS encoding cation:proton antiporter; protein product: MELALSPTVTWSLVVGASFLLAALAYGPIKSLPISMPLCYLAIGIGIGPWGLKLIELDFLEDSKLVEVLAEIAVLVCLLTSGLKLPPLGQLFRATAVPLATAGMVVTIVGIAIAGYYGMGLPIGAAILLGAVLAPTDPVLAGEVQVNSNEDTDRLRYSLTGEAGLNDGAAFPFIMLGLGLLGVHDLGALAWKWLAVDLLYATIAGTLTGWIAGYGVSRLAVYVKRKSERPATCEELLTLGLIGVSYGCAMAIGSYGFLSVFAAGVALRHYAREDDSDDHPEETLRDVASINGQFERILEAAMVVLTGVLLASAWSLPSDWWIALLLFVVVRPLAVTVALAKSDATWFQKSLVAFFGLRGVGSLYYLSYAIGKMQSDELSQRLSEIVLTTIVLSIVLHTTTSSIILSFYNESNRQKGDPAA